From the genome of Paraburkholderia sp. BL10I2N1:
TCGTTGTCGTTGCCCCAGACCACGATGGCCTTGAGCTTGACCTTCGAGCCATCCGGCACGTTCAGCGCGGTCAGGTCGACCGTGCGCTCCTGGCCGAGCGGGATGTCGTTGTTGTCGGGATAGGTTTTGCCCTCGCCGCCGGTGGCGGGCGCGGCGATCACGTGGAGCTTCGCGACGAACCCCCCGCCATTCTTCAGGCTGATCTTTTCGATGTTCATGGTCTTTTCCTCTTCAGTCGCGCCGCCTCCGACAATCGGGAGCGGCCTGAAATTTATTTCAGATGTCCACCTCCTCGCCTCCCGGCTTGACCGTCTGTGGTTGCGATTGCGGCTCTCCCGCCTGGACGGGGGCCGGCTGTGGCGTGACGACCGGTTGCGGCGCGACCGGCTGAACCGGTGGTAGCGTCCGGGGCGCATCGGCGCCTGGCGCCGGGCTCGCGGCGAAGCTGATCTCTTCGCCGCCCCGCTGGGTGCGGACGAACTCCTTCAGCATCTGGGCGCGGTAGGTCGCCCAGTCGATCGGCGTGGACAGCGCGGCCCCGAGCTCGTTCGAATTGAGCAGGATCGGGATGATGGTTTCCTTGAGGTCCGGGGGCAGGAGCGACAGGAGCGGCACGACGTCGGCGAAAGCGATCGCGTTCCACCAGCCGGCGTGGCTCAAGGTCGCGGCCCAGCCATAAGGATCGAGAGCGAGCGCGGGGTTGCCGCCCGACGCGGTCACCTCGATCGCCTGATCGCTCGATTCGTAGATCTTGGTCGCGGATTCCTTCGTCTTGAATCCGCTGCGTGCGCTCGCCGTCACCGCCTTGTAGCTGCCCTGCACATCGGCGCTGAATTCACGCACGCGCTCGTTCTTGTCGGTATTGGCCTCGAGCTTGCGGTCCTGTCGATAGATCAGCTTGCCGCCGAAGATCGTGCGCAGCGGCACATGGGTGCCGTAGCTATCGAGGATGCGTGCGAGCGCACCGACACAGTCCGCGCCCGCCTTGCCTTTCGCGAGGGCCGCGAGTGCGGTCGCATCATCGAAAAAGGGCTTGGAGAGCACGATGCTGCGCGGATCGATGACAACCTCGCCCCGCGCGACGAGATACTCGACCCGCAGGTGCAGCTCGCTGCTTGCGGTTTCTCTCGACCGGGTCGTTTCGTCCTTGTAATCCGACTTGATGGAAAGGCTCGCCGCCTTGCCCTCGACGCCGACCGAGCCGCCGACGTTCCATGAGAGCGAAGAGGAGATGGCGTCGAGGGTGCGCACCTGGGTAGCCGAGGCCGAGAAGCGCGTCGACGTGATCGGGCGGACCACCGCGACGAAGTCTTCCTTCGATTCGGCGTCGAAGGCCGGGCGCAGCGCACGCTCGAGCTCGTAGCTGCCATCGGCCGCGAGCACGAACCGCAGGCCGTGCAGGTGACGCAACGCGGCGAGCAGCGCCGCCTGCTCGGAGACGTCCATGCGATCGAAGACGTCCTGCGGCGCACCGACGGGGATGGTCGGCCGGCCGAGGAAAGGCGCGAGCAGGTCCTGGGTATCGCGCAGGCTCGGCGTCGCGCCGGACCCGGCGGGTGCCGCGGCGGTGGTCGTGGTCGACGAACCCGAGGACGACGCGCCCGGTGTCGTCGCGGCATTGCGCTTGCGCGGAGTCTCGAAGCGAAAACGGAGGAGTCCGAGCTTGTCGTCGGCCTTGCCGAGCTTGCCACCTACGGTTTCGAAAGGCTCCATGTCGAGCGGCACGGCCTTCTGCGCGCTGTCGAGGAAGGGCAGATCGGCCGGCGCGTCTTCCTTGAGAAAGGCGCGCAGATCCTTGAGGGTCTTGTCCTCGCCGCCGCCGGGCCAGTCGATGGCCTTGGGTTTGCCGCCGTCCTTGAGCAGGAGCAGCTTGTAGATCTTCGGCACTGCCGCCGGCGCTGGTCTGGATTCGCGCTCG
Proteins encoded in this window:
- a CDS encoding MAC/perforin domain-containing protein is translated as MISYTLQARDSKSRPDAAPDDATLADLRKVFISTGEMDTEDQFRSGTSAETLKVVPDADESNTRITDSMVVAIVPIRRTLTFVDKAGKKHPVFVRPDETLGQFRKNNAKLIADADVFVIGGEPVATADEDGTYLRRLDELAVERESRPAPAAVPKIYKLLLLKDGGKPKAIDWPGGGEDKTLKDLRAFLKEDAPADLPFLDSAQKAVPLDMEPFETVGGKLGKADDKLGLLRFRFETPRKRNAATTPGASSSGSSTTTTAAAPAGSGATPSLRDTQDLLAPFLGRPTIPVGAPQDVFDRMDVSEQAALLAALRHLHGLRFVLAADGSYELERALRPAFDAESKEDFVAVVRPITSTRFSASATQVRTLDAISSSLSWNVGGSVGVEGKAASLSIKSDYKDETTRSRETASSELHLRVEYLVARGEVVIDPRSIVLSKPFFDDATALAALAKGKAGADCVGALARILDSYGTHVPLRTIFGGKLIYRQDRKLEANTDKNERVREFSADVQGSYKAVTASARSGFKTKESATKIYESSDQAIEVTASGGNPALALDPYGWAATLSHAGWWNAIAFADVVPLLSLLPPDLKETIIPILLNSNELGAALSTPIDWATYRAQMLKEFVRTQRGGEEISFAASPAPGADAPRTLPPVQPVAPQPVVTPQPAPVQAGEPQSQPQTVKPGGEEVDI